A part of Ignavibacteriales bacterium genomic DNA contains:
- a CDS encoding T9SS type A sorting domain-containing protein, translating to MQRSQMSNVKSQMDWKVVAFIPGFGTTAEPKSYSFTDENLSSGKYQYRLKQIDFDGTFEYSNQVEVEITSTTEFSLAQNYPNPFNPTTKIKYTIPFVTLSLSKGDILVSLKVFDVLGNEITTLVNEQQQPGIYEVEFNVGQAISLSSGVYYYQLRSGSFIETKKMVVIK from the coding sequence ATGCAGAGGAGTCAAATGTCAAACGTCAAAAGTCAAATGGATTGGAAGGTAGTTGCTTTTATTCCCGGATTTGGGACTACTGCAGAACCTAAGAGTTATTCTTTTACCGATGAAAATCTCTCTTCTGGTAAATATCAATACAGATTAAAACAAATTGACTTCGATGGAACTTTTGAATATTCAAATCAAGTAGAAGTTGAAATAACTTCAACAACAGAATTTTCTCTTGCACAGAATTATCCAAACCCATTTAACCCAACGACCAAAATAAAATATACCATCCCCTTTGTCACCCTGAGCTTGTCGAAGGGCGACATATTGGTTTCGTTAAAAGTATTTGACGTTTTGGGAAATGAAATCACGACACTTGTAAACGAACAGCAGCAGCCCGGCATTTACGAAGTAGAATTTAATGTGGGACAGGCTATCAGCCTGTCCAGCGGAGTGTACTACTACCAACTACGGTCAGGCAGTTTTATTGAAACTAAGAAGATGGTCGTGATAAAGTAA
- a CDS encoding T9SS type A sorting domain-containing protein — MYKTFLWYEINFNANKLASGVYIYTIKSNDFTASKKLMLLK, encoded by the coding sequence ATGTATAAAACATTTTTATGGTACGAAATAAACTTCAACGCAAACAAGCTTGCAAGCGGAGTTTATATCTACACAATAAAATCAAATGACTTTACTGCTTCTAAAAAACTGATGCTTCTGAAGTAA
- a CDS encoding T9SS type A sorting domain-containing protein, translating into MKKQLLSLVLSFILILTTSILSQVGTGGEPYSFSHFINGAIETLLMPAVDVQALLAEDELEKDKGIPFRFGTPIDVSLNLQNSGSWEILPDGSKLWRLKIISTGASTLNLMYDDFWLPEGAVLYLYNKDRKEIIGGFTKLNNKENGKFATGLTRGDEVTLEYLEPAVVESPGIISISRVVHGYKDIFNHLKESDDFGESGSCNINVNCPEGDLWQNEKRAAAIILTGGGFRLCSGSLVNNVRTDLMPYFLTANHCLGGSDDWIIMFNYESPNCNNIDGPLNYTVQGTTLKASNSDSDFGLLLLNEAVPDTYYVHYAGWSAIDEPATSGAGIHHPSGDIKKISLSLQPFEHDTWSGTPPNSHWRVRWQPDGSLGVTEPGSSGSPIYDQNHRIVGQLHGGPSSCTASDKSDQYGKFSMSWDRGTTPSTRLKDWLDPDNTGALVLDGWDPTIGDPDSIPPTTITDLEVIDVTSNNVTLSWTAPSDTSFGGVKVYDVRYSNSAITDTNTFNSATPYPFAGNPAPAGTPENLTISGLDFNTQYYFAIRSRDFWYNWSDVSNSPNTNTLDVPEISVTPDSIHKDVLPLSSDVDTVFISNSSLNPSTLDFNISLENNSFPGNVLQMRVIPFSIQKNNLENHGSKDKPQTYDGVSIDGSGGPDNFGYKWIDSDDPNGPEYLWNDISSTGTQITNWGGSLDDGYAGPITLPFSFEFYGVAYNQIYVHTNGFVSFGSISDLYYDNDPIPSTNLPNKIICPFWDDLDGSNQGTVHYKADADQFSVQYTNWQHYPTTGSFTFQLVIKQNGKIYYYYNNLSGTLNSATIGIENESGTDGLQVANNATYVHNSLAVLISADPDWLTTGVTSGTIYNGGNVAVELLFVTEDFPLGDYSERKLKGGSNWEGVSFIKGKGTTTEPASYSFSDKNLKVGTYNYRLKQIDFDGKATYSREVETEITAPKDYALYQNYPNPFNPVTTIKYSIPETGVGQFVSVKLKVFDILGNEITTLVNEQKQSGYYEIQFDASQLASGTYIYRIEAGKFVSSKKLMFMK; encoded by the coding sequence ATGAAAAAGCAGTTACTGTCTTTAGTCTTGTCTTTTATTTTGATTCTTACCACCTCCATACTATCGCAGGTTGGAACCGGAGGAGAACCATACAGCTTTAGTCACTTTATCAATGGCGCAATTGAAACTTTGCTTATGCCTGCCGTTGATGTGCAAGCACTATTAGCCGAAGATGAACTCGAAAAAGATAAAGGTATTCCATTTAGGTTCGGTACACCAATTGATGTTAGTCTTAATTTACAGAATTCAGGTTCGTGGGAAATTTTGCCTGACGGTTCAAAACTATGGCGATTGAAAATAATTTCAACCGGTGCATCAACACTGAATTTAATGTATGATGATTTCTGGCTTCCTGAAGGCGCTGTACTTTATCTTTATAATAAAGATAGAAAAGAAATTATTGGTGGATTTACAAAACTCAATAATAAAGAGAATGGCAAATTTGCCACCGGCTTAACCCGCGGTGATGAAGTTACTCTCGAATATCTTGAACCTGCCGTTGTTGAATCACCGGGTATTATAAGTATTTCAAGAGTAGTTCACGGTTACAAAGATATTTTTAATCATTTAAAGGAAAGTGATGATTTTGGTGAATCCGGTTCATGTAATATAAATGTGAATTGCCCCGAAGGTGATCTTTGGCAAAATGAAAAAAGAGCTGCTGCTATAATTTTAACAGGCGGGGGTTTCAGGTTATGTTCCGGCAGTTTGGTTAATAATGTCAGAACTGATCTAATGCCTTATTTTCTTACTGCAAATCACTGTCTTGGCGGAAGCGACGACTGGATAATCATGTTCAACTACGAAAGTCCGAACTGCAATAACATTGATGGACCATTAAACTACACGGTTCAAGGCACAACGCTTAAAGCAAGTAATTCGGATTCGGATTTTGGTTTGCTTCTTCTGAATGAAGCAGTGCCTGACACTTACTATGTTCATTATGCCGGCTGGAGCGCGATTGATGAACCCGCAACTTCCGGCGCCGGAATACACCATCCTTCCGGCGATATTAAAAAGATTTCTCTTTCTCTTCAACCTTTTGAACACGATACCTGGAGCGGTACACCGCCAAATTCTCACTGGAGAGTTCGCTGGCAGCCCGATGGTTCGTTAGGCGTTACAGAACCCGGGTCTTCCGGTTCACCAATTTATGATCAGAATCATAGAATTGTTGGGCAGCTTCATGGCGGACCTTCCTCATGCACTGCTTCCGATAAGTCGGATCAATATGGAAAATTCTCGATGTCATGGGATAGAGGAACAACGCCTTCAACACGATTGAAAGATTGGCTTGATCCGGATAACACAGGTGCATTAGTACTGGATGGATGGGATCCAACTATCGGTGATCCTGATTCTATTCCCCCTACCACAATTACTGATCTTGAAGTTATTGATGTTACTTCAAATAATGTTACTCTTAGCTGGACTGCACCTTCCGATACTTCTTTCGGCGGAGTGAAAGTTTATGATGTGCGTTATTCAAATTCAGCAATTACCGATACAAATACTTTTAATTCAGCCACCCCCTATCCTTTCGCAGGAAATCCTGCACCTGCCGGCACTCCCGAAAATCTAACAATTAGCGGGCTGGATTTTAATACTCAATATTATTTTGCGATTCGTTCGAGAGATTTTTGGTATAATTGGTCTGATGTTTCAAACTCACCAAACACAAATACTCTTGATGTTCCTGAAATTTCTGTGACCCCGGATTCTATTCACAAAGATGTGCTTCCGTTGTCTTCAGATGTGGATACGGTTTTCATTTCAAATAGTTCATTAAATCCGTCAACTCTTGATTTCAATATATCGCTTGAGAATAATTCATTTCCCGGGAATGTTTTGCAGATGAGAGTTATTCCATTCAGTATTCAAAAAAATAATTTAGAAAATCACGGATCGAAAGATAAACCTCAGACTTATGACGGTGTAAGCATTGATGGCAGCGGTGGTCCTGATAACTTTGGCTACAAGTGGATTGATTCTGATGATCCAAACGGTCCGGAATATCTTTGGAATGATATTTCATCAACCGGGACACAAATAACAAACTGGGGCGGAAGCCTTGATGATGGTTATGCAGGTCCAATCACACTGCCATTCAGTTTTGAATTTTATGGCGTTGCGTATAATCAAATTTATGTTCATACAAATGGATTCGTTTCCTTCGGCTCAATTTCAGATTTATATTATGATAATGACCCCATCCCTTCGACTAACCTGCCTAATAAAATTATCTGTCCCTTCTGGGATGATCTCGATGGAAGCAATCAAGGCACTGTTCATTACAAAGCTGATGCAGATCAGTTTAGTGTTCAATACACTAACTGGCAGCATTACCCGACAACAGGCTCTTTCACTTTCCAATTGGTTATAAAACAGAATGGGAAGATTTATTACTACTACAATAATCTTTCCGGCACATTAAACTCTGCAACAATTGGAATTGAAAATGAATCCGGAACAGACGGGCTGCAAGTAGCAAACAATGCAACTTACGTTCACAATTCACTTGCTGTTTTAATCTCAGCCGATCCTGATTGGCTTACAACTGGAGTAACTTCAGGTACTATTTATAACGGTGGAAACGTGGCAGTTGAACTTCTGTTTGTTACCGAAGATTTTCCGCTTGGTGATTACTCCGAAAGAAAATTGAAAGGGGGAAGTAATTGGGAAGGGGTTTCTTTCATCAAAGGAAAGGGAACAACAACCGAGCCGGCTTCCTATTCATTCTCCGATAAAAATTTGAAGGTGGGTACTTATAATTACCGGCTAAAGCAAATTGATTTCGACGGTAAAGCAACCTACAGCAGGGAAGTTGAAACTGAAATAACTGCTCCGAAGGATTATGCACTTTATCAAAACTATCCCAATCCTTTTAACCCCGTTACTACAATTAAATATTCCATTCCTGAAACAGGGGTAGGGCAATTTGTTTCAGTAAAACTAAAGGTTTTCGACATTCTCGGAAATGAAATAACTACTTTAGTAAATGAACAAAAACAGTCCGGCTATTACGAAATACAATTTGATGCTTCGCAGCTTGCTTCCGGCACCTATATTTATAGAATAGAAGCAGGGAAATTTGTCTCTTCTAAAAAACTGATGTTTATGAAGTAA
- a CDS encoding GNAT family N-acetyltransferase — MLFEQNIILESDFVLLKPLSIEDKNGFTKIAFDKDIWRYSVNRIYDEVELDQFISEAISSKEKQLRFPFTIIDKVKNKIAGSTSFGNYSSIDKRIEIGWTWLGKEFWGTGLNQHCKKLLIDFAFVNLKLERVEFKTDVLNIAARNALLKLGVVEEAVLRSHTLMHDGRRRDTIYYSILKKEWINR, encoded by the coding sequence ATGTTGTTTGAACAAAATATAATTCTCGAAAGCGATTTTGTTTTATTAAAGCCGCTATCAATTGAAGATAAAAATGGCTTTACAAAAATTGCTTTTGATAAAGACATCTGGAGATATTCAGTTAACAGAATTTATGATGAAGTTGAACTAGATCAATTTATTTCAGAAGCGATCTCATCAAAAGAAAAGCAATTGCGTTTTCCATTTACTATTATTGATAAAGTAAAAAATAAAATTGCCGGCAGTACGAGTTTTGGAAATTATTCTTCTATAGATAAACGAATAGAAATTGGATGGACCTGGCTCGGAAAAGAATTTTGGGGAACAGGTCTAAATCAGCACTGCAAAAAACTCCTGATTGATTTTGCTTTTGTAAATCTAAAACTTGAGAGAGTTGAATTTAAAACCGATGTTTTAAATATTGCCGCACGGAATGCGCTTTTAAAACTTGGGGTAGTTGAAGAAGCTGTCCTTCGCAGCCATACACTGATGCACGATGGAAGGAGGAGGGACACGATTTATTACAGTATCTTAAAAAAAGAATGGATAAATAGATAA
- a CDS encoding response regulator yields the protein MKTTSLIFFFLVLFSQFSTAQKTNSFNQTDSPLITNYLPKNYSANVQNWAVIQDHRGVLYFGNGEGILEYDGVSWRIISIPNDVARCFAIDEDGKIYVGGINEFGYLKPDSSGALKYISLNKFISKQKLNIGDLFRIIINKDGLYLQTFSTLMLFEEDKNIKGSFLKRITKNPSIKIWSTKTRINPIISLDNRLFVHERNVGLQEMINGKLVMLPGGEQFAQDLICILLPYPSPASNYQSHNQKILVGSLRYGMYLFDGNKFEKFENDADKYIIENRLYFQGSLLGDGTYALGTQLGGIVVIDQNGKLKKIIDKKSGLNDNTVWDLFYDDEGNLWAALDNGISKILYPTSVNFVSEKSGFEGSIHSINKIDNKLILATNSGLYSLEENNSDTQHFQKVEGISVQSWDILPLKNSYLAITNDGLIELQSKKIHVVDNLLRYSYCAIQSSFHSNIIFAGLHNGLAVFENTEHGVKSIGKVGGIENGIENILEDSKGNLWLNDISGSVFKVQPPGEVSNLNGYKVILDLSESLNGKRLKMFKYLGKVYFYSERNIFQLNEKTRKVAPAELFSKIFSDTSHSIIYIYPDRNEVLWCAAKIEGKIVLIEISFVNGRQKILAHKFPELFEDDIPSGFVSLAFYVENNFPKTLWIGGGNILFKNNFDKKLLYGKSTSFKSLIRKVSVTGNKVLFSGYESGTDIQNEISFSNNSLIFEFAAASFINEQGNDFQYLLEGFDQNWSEWSDESKKEYTNLSAGEYNFKVRSRNALGMIGDEASFRFVVLPPWYRSWWANILGIIFLLILINYIIRYRVKYLNNKNIILEKLITERTAEISEQKVTLEKQANQLQELDQIKSNFFANISHEFRTPLTLIKGQLENVIGIVKDEAVKKKLNIAFNNSNRLNRLINQVLDLSKLESGKLKLEIEMTDIVSLLKNRVASFDSLAEQNKISLEFYSKIESLFLNVDKEKIEEVIDNLLSNAFKFTPPNGKISLMVEREKSGFTENAVILVSDTGIGIEENKLPNIFDRFFQADSSSTKQFEGSGLGLAIVKELVEMHGGSISVESKLNSGTTFSIRLPLEETEMIISENDEIKTSENLQQDEDKPLILIVEDNFDVRNYIKENLEHHYKIEEAVNGEDGIKKAIETIPDLIITDVMMPKVDGLELCTNLKNDQRTSHIPIIILTAKAGEQNKIDGLQIGADEFLAKPFSPRELEIRVGNLIRIRQLLREKYKEISVIKSEDVKASPIDKEFLDKVFGLIKNHLEDNQFSVQKLADEMAISVSQLNRKLNALINQSAGKLFRSAKLDYAAKLLEKNAGNITEIAYRIGFADVSSFTNSFKEKFSVSPSEYLKNLKKTSE from the coding sequence TTGAAAACAACTTCTCTTATATTTTTCTTTTTAGTTCTGTTCTCTCAATTCTCAACAGCACAGAAAACCAATTCGTTTAACCAAACTGATTCTCCGCTTATCACAAACTACCTCCCAAAAAATTATTCGGCGAATGTTCAAAACTGGGCAGTGATACAGGATCATCGGGGTGTGCTTTACTTCGGGAATGGCGAGGGAATACTTGAATATGACGGCGTTTCGTGGAGAATAATATCAATACCAAATGATGTGGCAAGATGTTTTGCAATTGATGAAGATGGGAAAATCTATGTGGGGGGGATAAATGAATTTGGTTATCTCAAGCCTGACTCATCCGGAGCGTTGAAGTATATCTCATTAAATAAATTTATCTCTAAGCAAAAATTAAATATCGGCGATCTTTTCAGAATAATCATAAATAAAGATGGGCTTTATCTACAAACTTTTTCAACCTTAATGTTATTTGAAGAGGACAAAAATATTAAGGGCTCTTTTCTGAAAAGGATAACTAAAAACCCGTCAATAAAAATCTGGAGCACCAAGACACGGATTAACCCCATCATTTCACTTGATAACAGATTATTTGTTCACGAAAGAAATGTGGGACTGCAGGAAATGATTAACGGAAAGCTGGTAATGCTTCCGGGCGGTGAACAATTTGCACAGGATTTGATTTGCATCTTGCTGCCTTATCCATCCCCAGCTTCAAACTACCAATCCCATAATCAAAAAATTCTTGTTGGTTCGTTGAGATATGGAATGTATTTATTTGATGGTAATAAATTTGAAAAATTTGAGAACGATGCTGATAAATACATTATTGAAAATCGCCTTTATTTTCAAGGCTCACTCCTTGGTGATGGAACTTATGCTTTGGGAACTCAGCTTGGCGGCATTGTGGTGATTGATCAAAATGGCAAACTAAAAAAGATCATTGATAAAAAGTCAGGGTTGAATGACAATACGGTCTGGGATCTATTCTATGACGATGAAGGAAATCTTTGGGCTGCACTTGATAATGGAATTTCAAAAATACTTTACCCTACCTCAGTAAATTTTGTTTCCGAAAAATCGGGATTTGAAGGATCAATCCACTCAATTAATAAAATTGATAACAAGCTGATATTGGCAACTAATTCAGGCTTGTATTCTCTCGAAGAAAATAATTCCGATACTCAACACTTCCAAAAAGTTGAGGGCATTTCTGTGCAGTCGTGGGATATTTTACCGTTAAAGAATTCCTACCTTGCAATTACCAACGATGGTTTGATAGAATTGCAATCTAAAAAAATTCACGTGGTGGATAACCTCTTAAGATATTCTTATTGTGCTATTCAATCTTCATTTCATTCTAACATTATTTTTGCAGGACTTCATAACGGGCTTGCTGTGTTTGAAAATACAGAACATGGTGTTAAAAGTATTGGAAAGGTTGGTGGTATCGAGAATGGAATCGAAAATATTCTGGAAGATTCAAAGGGAAATCTCTGGTTGAATGATATTTCCGGATCCGTGTTTAAGGTGCAACCCCCGGGTGAAGTTTCAAATCTTAATGGATATAAAGTGATTCTCGATCTTAGCGAATCGTTGAATGGTAAAAGATTAAAAATGTTTAAATATCTCGGGAAAGTTTATTTCTATTCAGAGAGGAATATTTTTCAGTTAAATGAAAAAACCCGTAAGGTTGCTCCGGCAGAATTATTTTCAAAAATATTTTCTGACACAAGCCATTCAATTATTTATATTTATCCGGACAGAAACGAAGTGCTGTGGTGCGCTGCAAAGATCGAAGGGAAAATAGTTCTGATTGAAATCAGTTTCGTCAATGGCAGACAAAAAATATTAGCTCATAAATTTCCGGAACTATTTGAAGATGACATTCCATCCGGTTTTGTTTCGCTTGCATTTTACGTTGAAAATAATTTTCCCAAAACGCTCTGGATAGGCGGGGGAAATATTCTTTTTAAAAATAACTTTGATAAAAAATTACTATATGGCAAAAGTACATCGTTTAAATCATTGATCAGGAAAGTTTCTGTTACAGGAAACAAAGTTTTATTCAGTGGTTATGAATCCGGAACGGATATACAAAATGAAATATCTTTTTCAAATAACTCACTAATCTTTGAATTTGCTGCCGCAAGTTTTATTAATGAACAAGGAAATGATTTTCAATATTTGCTCGAAGGATTCGATCAGAATTGGAGCGAGTGGTCTGATGAATCAAAAAAGGAATACACAAACCTTTCCGCAGGAGAATATAATTTTAAGGTAAGAAGCAGAAACGCGCTTGGAATGATCGGTGATGAAGCATCTTTTCGATTTGTTGTACTACCTCCCTGGTATCGTTCCTGGTGGGCTAATATTTTAGGAATTATTTTCCTTTTAATTCTGATCAATTATATCATTAGATACAGGGTCAAATATTTAAATAATAAAAATATCATCCTTGAAAAACTTATAACCGAAAGAACGGCGGAGATAAGCGAACAGAAAGTCACGCTCGAAAAACAAGCTAATCAACTGCAGGAGCTGGATCAAATTAAATCTAACTTTTTTGCAAATATCTCTCACGAATTCAGAACCCCGCTAACATTAATTAAAGGACAATTAGAAAATGTAATAGGAATAGTAAAGGATGAAGCAGTAAAGAAAAAACTTAATATAGCTTTCAATAATTCTAACAGACTTAATCGTTTAATAAATCAAGTGTTGGATCTATCCAAACTCGAATCGGGAAAATTAAAACTCGAAATTGAAATGACAGATATAGTTTCGCTATTGAAAAATCGTGTCGCTTCATTTGATTCGCTGGCAGAACAAAATAAAATTTCGCTCGAATTCTATTCTAAAATTGAAAGCCTTTTTTTAAATGTTGATAAGGAAAAAATAGAAGAGGTAATTGATAACTTACTTTCAAATGCTTTTAAGTTCACTCCCCCCAACGGAAAAATTAGTTTAATGGTTGAGAGAGAAAAATCCGGGTTTACTGAAAATGCTGTCATCTTGGTTAGTGATACAGGTATTGGTATTGAGGAAAATAAACTTCCAAATATATTTGATAGATTTTTTCAGGCTGACAGCTCATCAACAAAACAATTTGAAGGAAGCGGACTCGGACTTGCGATAGTAAAAGAACTCGTAGAAATGCATGGCGGCTCAATATCGGTGGAAAGCAAATTAAACTCGGGCACAACTTTTTCGATACGACTGCCGCTGGAAGAAACTGAAATGATTATTTCTGAAAATGACGAAATCAAAACTTCGGAAAATTTACAACAGGATGAAGACAAACCGTTGATTCTAATTGTAGAGGATAATTTTGACGTTCGAAATTATATTAAAGAAAATCTGGAGCATCATTATAAAATTGAAGAAGCCGTGAATGGCGAAGATGGAATAAAAAAAGCAATCGAAACAATCCCTGATTTAATTATCACAGATGTAATGATGCCAAAAGTAGATGGGTTAGAACTTTGCACAAACTTAAAAAATGATCAGCGAACAAGCCACATCCCAATAATTATTTTAACTGCAAAAGCCGGCGAGCAAAACAAGATTGATGGTCTGCAAATTGGCGCTGATGAATTTCTTGCAAAACCATTTAGCCCGCGCGAGCTTGAAATCCGCGTCGGCAATCTCATTCGTATCAGACAACTGCTCAGAGAAAAGTATAAAGAAATTTCTGTTATAAAATCAGAAGATGTAAAAGCCAGTCCAATTGATAAAGAATTTTTAGATAAGGTTTTTGGACTGATAAAAAATCATCTTGAAGACAATCAATTCAGCGTACAAAAATTAGCTGACGAAATGGCGATTAGTGTTTCGCAGCTAAATAGAAAATTAAATGCGTTGATTAACCAATCGGCAGGAAAATTATTCCGATCAGCTAAACTTGACTACGCCGCAAAACTTCTTGAAAAAAATGCCGGTAATATCACTGAGATTGCATATCGAATAGGCTTTGCCGATGTTTCAAGTTTTACAAACAGTTTCAAGGAAAAATTCAGTGTTTCGCCATCAGAATATCTTAAGAATCTAAAAAAGACTTCTGAATAA
- a CDS encoding nuclear transport factor 2 family protein, with the protein MLLIPVTIVPQTDEQINEVQTQLVNLMRMEFKAFQIKDESAWSSLVDDEAIFTGVEEGFKTKQDIVSEMKNAPEFYRTASENYNGIIVKLFDDVAVLSCTSTLALKDKEGQPVSIPFRFTRIHKLENGKWKLIYHNGLPI; encoded by the coding sequence ATGCTGCTGATCCCGGTCACCATTGTACCGCAAACTGATGAACAAATAAACGAGGTTCAAACTCAACTCGTTAATTTAATGCGGATGGAGTTCAAAGCTTTTCAGATAAAAGATGAATCGGCGTGGAGTTCACTTGTTGATGATGAAGCAATATTTACAGGGGTCGAAGAAGGTTTTAAAACAAAACAGGATATCGTTTCAGAGATGAAAAATGCGCCGGAGTTTTACCGCACTGCTTCCGAAAATTACAACGGCATAATAGTAAAACTTTTTGATGATGTGGCAGTTCTTTCCTGCACCTCCACCCTTGCTTTAAAGGATAAAGAAGGACAGCCGGTTTCAATTCCTTTTCGCTTCACACGAATTCATAAGCTTGAAAATGGTAAATGGAAATTGATCTATCACAACGGGCTGCCAATTTGA
- a CDS encoding DMT family transporter codes for MISPPYKYWLPLPAIIFWGASFIATKYLLDELTPEAIISMRLILAIILLSLIALYTKKDFTINLKSHLWILLLALIAVFHLWIQITGLKFTTAANTGWIIGTAPIFMALLGLIFFKEKLTAVKITGIVIAMLGLLLLVGKGDITNIDLIKNKGDLLVLSSSFTWGIYSMINKKVSLNYSPMMTILYLFIMMAVIIIPFNFNSKTFNSVVHLSTIGWISILFLGLLCSGAAYVIWAYALRDMESAKVGAFLYFEPFVTVISAWLFLKEEITLLMLLSGLVITAGVFLVNKD; via the coding sequence ATGATATCGCCGCCTTACAAATACTGGCTGCCCCTTCCGGCAATAATATTTTGGGGCGCATCGTTTATCGCTACAAAATATCTGCTTGATGAATTAACTCCCGAAGCAATTATTTCGATGAGATTAATCCTTGCTATTATCTTATTAAGTTTGATTGCTCTTTACACTAAAAAAGATTTCACAATCAACCTGAAAAGTCATCTCTGGATTTTACTTCTTGCATTGATTGCAGTCTTTCATTTGTGGATTCAAATTACCGGTTTGAAATTTACAACCGCAGCCAACACCGGCTGGATTATTGGCACAGCTCCGATTTTTATGGCACTGCTCGGTTTAATTTTTTTCAAAGAAAAATTAACCGCCGTTAAAATAACAGGAATTGTTATCGCAATGCTTGGTTTGCTTTTACTTGTTGGCAAAGGTGACATTACAAATATTGATTTGATAAAAAACAAAGGTGACTTGCTTGTTCTCTCCAGTTCATTCACCTGGGGAATTTATTCAATGATCAATAAAAAAGTTTCGCTCAATTACTCTCCGATGATGACAATTCTTTACTTGTTCATAATGATGGCGGTAATTATTATTCCATTCAATTTCAATTCAAAAACATTCAACTCTGTTGTTCATCTTTCTACTATTGGATGGATTTCAATTTTATTTCTCGGTTTACTGTGTTCGGGAGCGGCTTATGTAATTTGGGCATACGCACTTCGCGATATGGAATCTGCAAAGGTAGGTGCTTTTCTTTACTTCGAGCCATTTGTTACTGTAATTTCAGCCTGGCTTTTTCTTAAAGAAGAAATTACTTTGCTTATGCTGTTAAGCGGACTGGTTATAACTGCCGGAGTTTTTCTTGTAAACAAAGATTGA
- a CDS encoding cytidine/deoxycytidylate deaminase family protein, with amino-acid sequence MPDINKRPTWDEYFLKLAMLASERATCPRMHCGCVLVKERFVLATGYNGSLPGQPHCDEDGCLIVDNHCVRTNHAEINALVQATKHGVNITGATAYITNMSCTTCAKALIAAGIIRVVVFSDFHDTLATQFYSQANVEVVKMDMPENVIHYDLKNYSSAQKTENSK; translated from the coding sequence ATGCCGGATATAAACAAAAGACCAACCTGGGACGAGTACTTTTTAAAACTTGCAATGCTTGCCTCCGAGCGCGCAACTTGTCCGCGTATGCACTGCGGCTGCGTACTTGTAAAAGAGCGTTTCGTGCTTGCAACCGGTTATAACGGTTCACTTCCGGGTCAGCCGCACTGCGATGAAGACGGCTGTCTGATTGTTGATAATCATTGTGTACGAACTAATCACGCTGAGATAAATGCACTTGTGCAGGCAACAAAGCATGGGGTAAACATTACCGGTGCTACGGCTTATATCACAAATATGTCGTGTACTACTTGTGCAAAAGCTTTGATTGCAGCAGGAATTATTCGCGTAGTCGTCTTCTCTGATTTTCATGACACACTTGCAACTCAGTTTTATTCTCAAGCAAATGTTGAAGTTGTGAAAATGGATATGCCTGAAAATGTAATCCACTACGATTTGAAAAATTATTCATCCGCCCAAAAGACGGAAAATTCAAAATAG